A window of Clostridium novyi genomic DNA:
AGATACAGTACTTTTTCCACTTCCAATTCCACCTGTTAATCCAACTTTTATCATAGACTTCCCCCTTAATTTTAAGTATTATAAAGTAGGTACCAAATTTCATTTTACACTATAAGGCACCTACTTTCTATACTCTATTTTACAATTTTATTTAGCTTCATACCACGTTATTCCAATATTTACATCAGCTTCTAGTGGCACTAACAGATTCATTACACCCTCCATTTTTTCTACTACCATTTGTTTAACCTCTTCCAGTTCATCCTTGTATACATTTAATATCAATTCATCATGAACTTGAAGTATAAGTGTACTCTTTAAATTTCTTTTTATTAATTCTTCATATACATGGACCATTGCAAGTTTTATTATATCTGCTGCACTTCCTTGGATTGGTGTATTCATAGCAAGTCTTTCTCCAAAAGAACGAACTATTTTATTTCTAGATTGTATTTCCGGTATATACCTTTTTCTATTCATTATTGTTGTTACAAAACCATCTTGTTCTGATTTATTTATTATATCATCTATATATTTTTTTACATTAGGATATCTGCTAAAATAAGTATCTATATATTCCTTTGCTTCTTTTCTTGATACATTTATATCCTTGGAAAGACTAAATGCACCTATACCATATACAATTCCAAAGTTTACTGCCTTTGCATTACTTCTCATTAAAGGAGTTACTTCCTCTACAGGTACTCTAAAAACTTCTGATGCTGTTATAGTATGAATATCTTTATGATGTTTAAATGCATCAATTAATTTTTCATCATTAGCAATATGGGCAAGAACTCTTAACTCTATTTGTGAATAATCTGCAGAAAATATAACTGACTCTTCATTATTAGCTACAAAAACCTTTCTTATTTCTCTTCCCATTTCATGTTTTATTGGTATATTCTGAAGGTTAGGTTCTGTACTTGATAATCTACCGGTAGTTGTAACTGTTTGATTAAAACTAGAATGTATTTTACCATCTTCATCAATTACATGTTTTAAACCTTCAACGTAAGTTGAATCCAATTTAGTAATTTGTCTATAATCTATTATTTTAGATATTATAGGATGACTATCTTTAAGCTTTTCAAGTACTTCTGCATTAGTTGAATACCCTGTTTTTGTCTTTTTAATTACAGGTAAATCTAACTTTTCAAATAAAATTTTTCCTAACTGCTTTGGCGATTTTATATTAAAATCTTCACCTGCAAGTTTATGTATTTCTTTTTCTAACATTTTAATCTCAGCCTTGAATTTTTCTCCTATTTCTGTCAACCTATCTTTATCTACCTTAAATCCTTCACATTCCATAGATGCTAACACTTTAGTAAGAGGTAATTCTACATTGTAAAATAACTCCTCCATATTAGCCTTTTTTATTTCTTTTTGTAATTTTTCATATATTTCCTTTATACAATAAGTTTCTTTTATTTTACACTCTTCATCTGAATCATCTATATTTATAGATAACTTTTCTAATATTATCTCTCTTAATATATAATCTGATTTTGAAGGTTCAAGTAAATATGACGCTATTTTAGTATCAAAGATAAAGTTTTTTGCATCAATATCATATTTACGTAAAACAACATATACATTTTTAATATCATGGGATATTTTTTTAATCTTTTTATCTTCAAATAATTTTTTTAAAAGTTCTAGTAGCTTATGAAAGTTTTCATTTTTTATTTTATTTACATTAACAACATAAACTTTTTCTTCATTTCTTATATAAATAGTATTAAATTCTATTTTTGAGTATATACTTTCATTTATGTACTCCGCTTGAAAATATACTGTATCTTTTATATTATTTAATAAATTATATAGTTCATCAATAGTTTCTATATTAGAAAATTCTACTTGTATATTTGTTTCTTCCCTCTTTTCCTCATTGTTTACAGACTCTTCTTCATTATCACTATTATCAATGTTTTTAATTAAAGTTTTAAATCCTAAACTTTCAAATAATTGTCTAACACCTTCTATATCATAATTTTCTTTAGATTTTATTTCTTCTAAATCAATTTCTATAGGAACATTTTTACATATAGTAGCAAGTTTTTTACTAAATATAGCTTGTTCTCTATATTCTATAAGATTCTGCTTCATTTTCTTACCACTAATATTTTCAACATTGTCCAAAACATTTTCAATACTTCCATATTCCTTTATAAGCTTAAAAGCAGTTTTAGTTCCTATTCCAGGTACTCCAGGAATATTATCTGATTTATCTCCCATAAGACCTTTTACATCTATAAATTGTGTAGGAGTAACCTCATATTCTTCTATCATTCTTTTTCTATCATATATTTCTTTTTCACTCATACCTTTTTTATTTATAACTATTTTTACATTATCTGTTGCAAGTTGAAGAGCATCTTTATCTCCTGTTACTATGTATACTTCAATACCTTTTCCTTCTGCAAATTCAGACAGTGTTCCAATTAAATCATCCGCTTCAAATCCGTCAATTTCAAATATATTTATAGCAAGTTTATTTAAAATATCTTTAACTATAGGAAATTGTTCATTTAATTCTGACGGCATTTTTTCTCTTCCAGCTTTATAATCTTCATATTCTTTATGCCTAAAAGTAGGAGCTTTTTTATCAAAAGCAATTACTATATAATTAGGTTTTATTTCTTCTTTCATTTTTAAAAGCATCTTTATAAAACCATATATTGCATTAGTATGTATTCCTTCTTTATTAGTAAGTGGTGGTAATGCAAAAAATGCTCTATACATAAGACTATGACCATCAAGTATTAACAATCTTTCTTTATTCATTATAAACCTCCAATATTAACTATAATTAATACAATTATTTTAAAAATCATATAATTTAGTTTACTAATTTTCTATAACTATATCAATAAAACTAATTAATTCCTTTCCATTATCATTTATTATAACCAAATAGTATTTACATATAAATTATATAATTATTCTAATGAATTTTAAACAATATATTATTTGAGTTTTCCAGTAAATACCACTTGAAATAAAACTCTTGACTCCACTTTAAAAACATGCTAATATAATATTCGTAAAGTACGCCGAAGTGGTGGAATTGGCAGACGCAACGGACTCAAAATCCGTCGCTGGCAACAGCGTGCGGGTTCAAGTCCCGCCTTCGGCACCATGAAAAAATAACTTTGAATAAAAATTCAAAGTTATTTTTTTATATTTAAGTA
This region includes:
- the polA gene encoding DNA polymerase I, which gives rise to MNKERLLILDGHSLMYRAFFALPPLTNKEGIHTNAIYGFIKMLLKMKEEIKPNYIVIAFDKKAPTFRHKEYEDYKAGREKMPSELNEQFPIVKDILNKLAINIFEIDGFEADDLIGTLSEFAEGKGIEVYIVTGDKDALQLATDNVKIVINKKGMSEKEIYDRKRMIEEYEVTPTQFIDVKGLMGDKSDNIPGVPGIGTKTAFKLIKEYGSIENVLDNVENISGKKMKQNLIEYREQAIFSKKLATICKNVPIEIDLEEIKSKENYDIEGVRQLFESLGFKTLIKNIDNSDNEEESVNNEEKREETNIQVEFSNIETIDELYNLLNNIKDTVYFQAEYINESIYSKIEFNTIYIRNEEKVYVVNVNKIKNENFHKLLELLKKLFEDKKIKKISHDIKNVYVVLRKYDIDAKNFIFDTKIASYLLEPSKSDYILREIILEKLSINIDDSDEECKIKETYCIKEIYEKLQKEIKKANMEELFYNVELPLTKVLASMECEGFKVDKDRLTEIGEKFKAEIKMLEKEIHKLAGEDFNIKSPKQLGKILFEKLDLPVIKKTKTGYSTNAEVLEKLKDSHPIISKIIDYRQITKLDSTYVEGLKHVIDEDGKIHSSFNQTVTTTGRLSSTEPNLQNIPIKHEMGREIRKVFVANNEESVIFSADYSQIELRVLAHIANDEKLIDAFKHHKDIHTITASEVFRVPVEEVTPLMRSNAKAVNFGIVYGIGAFSLSKDINVSRKEAKEYIDTYFSRYPNVKKYIDDIINKSEQDGFVTTIMNRKRYIPEIQSRNKIVRSFGERLAMNTPIQGSAADIIKLAMVHVYEELIKRNLKSTLILQVHDELILNVYKDELEEVKQMVVEKMEGVMNLLVPLEADVNIGITWYEAK